The Xylanibacillus composti DNA window GCAATGCGGCCGGCAGCGCAAGCAGTGTAGCGCCAAGCACAACCAGCAACCCCAGCCAGACCGAATTCAGGAGCACCTCCCGCAAACCCGCATGGCGGATGACTTCCAGCGGGGCCAGCCAATCCCACTGGCCGTGCGGACGCACGCTCTCCATCAGGATGAAAAGCAAGGGCAGGACGATCAGGACCGACAGCAACGCCAGCGCCAGAATCCTGCCCCACGCAGCGGGTATAAATTTCGAGAGCATTATTTGAACAGATCCAGGAATTCCGTTGTAATCGCTGGTCCTTGCTCTGTCATCCAGTTCCAGTCATAATCCAGCAGCTTGATTTCATCCACCTGGGTGCGATCCTGATGGGCAGGCACGTCCGAGCGCCCGGGCAGCAAGTAGGCGTTTGCCACCATTTCCTGTGCCTCATCGGACAACAGGTAATCGATGAACTTCTGTGCGTTCTCCACGTTTTGCGCATCCTTCAAGATCATTGAGGGACGCGGGTTGATGACAGTGCCGCTTATTGGATAGGCAATCTCAATCGGCTCCCCCTTGGCAATCTCGCTGTATGCCATATAGTCCACGCCAGCCATGACCGCGCTCTTCGCACCTGTAATCACCGGATCAAGCGCCTCCTTATTGGCTCCTGCCAGCGCCACGCCATTATTCTTCAGCGCTTGGAACAGTTCCCAGCCTTCGTCCCCTCTTTCATTCAAATACCCGGAGATGAAGTCCAACGCCGAACCGGACAGCGAAGGATCTGGAATGTTGACAGCCCCCTGCCAGTCGGCACCTGCGAAGTCAGCCCAATCAGAAGGCGGATTGTCGACCAGCTTGGTATTATATGTCATGCCTAGTGCCGAAGCGCTGTAACCGAACAGGTGCTTGTCCGCATCGATCCAGGTCGGATACAGATTGTCGCTGTTCGCCGCTCCTGCATAGCTTTGCGTCAGGCCCTGCTCCTTCATTGCAATGCCCGACGGCCAGGATGCGAGTATGACCACATCCGCCACCGGATTATTCTTCTCTGCTTCCAGTCTCGCCAGGATCTTGCCCGTCGTGCCGTCGAACTGCTCAATGGTGATGCCGGTTTTCGCTTCGAATCCTTCCTTGATCGCTTCCGCCACGCCTCCAGGACCTGCCGTATAAACGACGAGCTTGCTGCCGCTTGCCGCCATTTCTTGCGCCCCTTCTTGATCTTGCGCTGCTGTCTGCGGCTGATTGCCGGCATTGTCTGTTCCTGTGGCGATGCCGCCTCCGCTCTGGTTCCCGCCGCAAGCGGTCAGTGCCAGAATCAACACAATGGCCGCCACTAGCAGCTTGCTTGCTCCTTGCTTCCTGTTCAAAATTTCCATGACATCACTTCCTCCTTGGGATGGGAATAGGGATTGGTTCCGACAACATGCACATGTCGGGATGATGCGAACAACCGCAGCCGCTCGCCTTCTCGAAGCCGATCTTGGTGGTAAGCCGTCCATTGGCTGCCATCCTCCAGCTCCACTGTAATTTCGTAACGCTCTCCCTGATAGCTGACATTTCGAACCATGACATTCCAGCTTACATCCCCCGATGAAGTCGGCTCCCACCGCAGATGCTCGGGCCGAATCATCACCTCATCCGGTTCAATCCAGTTGGACTTGCCGATGAATCGGGCGGCGAAAGGATGCGCTGGTCGGTGGTAGATCTCTTCCGGCGTGCCGTCCTGCAGCACCTTGCCAGCTTGCATGACAATAATGTGATCGGACATGGACATAGCCTCAAGCTGATCATGGGTCACATAGATGGCGGTCAGGCCGCGTTCTTTCACCAGCTGCTGCAGCTCCGCCCGCATTTCTTCCCGCAGCAGCGCGTCAAGCGCACTTAGCGGTTCATCGAATAAAATCAGCCTGGGCTCTACGGCAATCGCCCTCGCGAAGGCTACCCGCTGCTGCTGTCCGCCAGACAATTGGCCCGGGTAACGCTGCTCAAGCCCCTGCAGACGAACAGCGGCAATCGCGCTCATGACCTTTTCCCGCAAGCGATTCGTCGCCTTGGCAGCTCTCAGGCCGAATGCAACATTCTCAAAGACGGTCAAGTGCGGCCACAGGGCAAAATCCTGGAACACCATGCCGAGCTTGCGCTTGTGAACCGGCTTATTCACTCCTGATTCCGCGTCAAACATACACGCTTCATCCAAATACAGCTGTCCCGAATCGGGGGGTGTGAGGCCTGCGATCATGCGCAGCAGGGTCGTCTTGCCACAGCCTGACGGACCGAGCAAGGTCGTGAATTGGCCGGAACGGACTTGCAGGTCTGTTGGATGGACCGCCGTTGTCCCTTCGTACGACTTGGATAACTGGTTCAAGATCAACTCCATGCCAAAATCCTTTCTTCTTCGAAGATGATCCTAGTGTACGGGACTAGCTTTATCGCGGTGTTAAGCTTGCGTCATCCCTTTGTTAAATATTTTGTTAATCTATATTCATTTCCATAGAACTTTTCTATACTAGTGAGAGAATAAGGGTAGAAACTACGGGGAGGGCGTCACATGAACCTGAACAAGCTGGAGATTGTTATCATGCTAGCCAAGCACAGGAAGGTATCTGCGGCAGCGGAGGCGTTGGGAATGAAGCAACCGACCGTGTCTTTTCATATGAAAAGTCTGGAGGAGCATTACGGCGTTCGTTTATTCGAATCCAGAGGGGGCATGATGGTGCTCACTGAGGCAGGCAAGGCACTGCTGCATTATGCAACAGGCATTCAGGCGCTTAACAGGGAAGCCGATCGTGTCTTGCAGGAGTATAGGGAGATGGATAGAGGGACATTGACAATCGGAGCGAGTTATGTTCCCGGTACCTATCTGCTTCCCGGGATGATTAGCAGCTTTAGCCACGTTTACCCGGGGGTTACGGTAAAAATGCACATCAAGCCGGCACCGGTGATCCGTCAGCAATTGCACGATCATCAGATTGACATTGGATTTTTGTCTTCGCTGCCCTTTGAGGACAGTGAGCTGCATACGATATATTTGGGCGCCGACGATCTCGTCCTTGTGTATTCCGCCGCACACCCTTTCGCCCAGCTGAAGCATATCGATGTATCAGCGATCGCCTACCAGCCCTTTATTTACCACGAAGCTCACTCCACTACCCGTCAGATGACCATGCAGTGGGCAGCTGCGCATCAGCTTAATCTTCGCCCCAGCATGGAATTGGATTCATTGGAGGCGATCAAACGAGCCTTGCTGCTGGGAGACAGCATTTCCTTCATCTCGCAGCAGGCGGTCAAGGAAGAGGTCGACAGAGGCATACTTGCCTGTTCTCCTCTGCCGCCTCCCACACAGGACCGGGCCATCTATGCCTGTTACCGCAAGGACCGTTGGTTGTCCAAAGGAGTTCAGGCATTCTTGGACACCGCACGGCAAAGTGGAGGCCATCAGGCGACATGACAAAGGCAATGCTGGATCGCGCCTCCCCCTTTATGCCTTCCCCCGCCTCTCAGCGCGAACCCCTGCATTGAATAAGGGCCACGCGGAAACGGCCACGAGAAAAATGAGGAGATATGCGAGCGGAACGTTCCCGAGTCCAATAACAAAACCGGTAGACAGCGGCCCAATCGTCCCAAATAAATGACGAGAGAAAAATAACATCGAAAGCGCAGTCCCTCTTAAATCAACGAACCAATTGACCAATATGGCAGTGACAACCGAGAATATAATGCCGAGCGAAATGCCGACAAGATAAAGGTTGGGGACGAGCGCAGCAACGACATGCACGCCCGAAAAGCTGTAAACAAGTCCCACGAACGTGCCGGAAAACACAGTAAGGGCAATCAAGCCAAGCTTAACAATTTTCTCCCTGCTCCATACCTGCAACAGCTTGCGGCTAATAGTCGAACCCGTTGCAACGCCAAGCGGAATAGTCATAAATACATAGCCCGTCCAGCTCGCTTCAATATGCAAATGATCAGCGAACAAAAAACCCAAGCTCGTATGGAAGCTCTGGATGACGAACGAAGTGCCGGCAGCGGATAAACAAAGGTAAACCAGATTCGGCCTATGCAAAAGGCGAATAGCCCCCTTGAATGAAAAGGTGCTGACCATCCGTCCTTCCGGCAAAGCGCTGGCGAGTACAAGGATCACAAGGAAGATGCACCCGGTCAAGATGAGAAACGAATAGCGCCAGCTGCCGACAAGCTCAACCGTTGCGCCTACAGCGGGCCCCACTGCTGCGCCAATACTATGAAACATCTGAAAAACTGAGATCGACTTGTCTCTCTCCACGCCGCTGAACATTTCGGTAATAATTGCATTCCCGCACACTCCGACCGAGGCTGCGCCGAGAGCTTGCACGATGCGAAATGCGATAATCGCCTCGATGCTCATCGAGAAGAATATCCCGAGACTGGAGAGGGTAAAGACGGAAAGGCCGACCAAAAGAATAGTTTTCGGCTTCCATCTATCCACCATCGGACCGTAGAAAAGCTGTGCTACCGCCAACGCGAAGGAATACAGGGCAATCGCCATGGATACTTCGAAGGTCGTAGCAGACAGCTCCTCCCTGATCGCTGCAACACTCGGCAAAAAAACAAGCTGGGACAAGGTCGCGATCATTCCTGCAGAGCATAATACGTATAGGACAGCTTGTTCTTTTCTCATCTGTTCTTCATCCGCTCTAGGCTTGTTTCTCTGCTGCGGCCTCTCTCCAGCGCATTTCGAATAGAAGTTCATCCAGCGCTTGCTGCAATCTTTGATGCAATTCATCGTCCATCTCAAAACCGTCATCCACGCGCGCGATCATTTTGTCCACGCCATATACTCCGGCAAGGATATGCCTGCCGGAGAGTGCGGAAATGACTGGTTTCAACGCATAATCCATTGCCAGCAAATGCGCCATCGACCCTCCGACAAAGAGGGGCAGTACGATTTTATTGTGCAGGCCTTTTTGCGGAAGCATATCGAGAAACAGCTTCAACACACCTGTATATGACGCCTGGTAAACTTGACTGGCTATCAGTACCGCTTGCGCTTCCTTCACCCAGTTCACCTTCTCCTGAATCGCCTCGCTCTGAAAATCCGCGCGAACCAAGTCCTTTGCGGGCAGCTCGGCAATGTGCACAGTCTTTACCTCAATTCCTGAGTATGCAAGCTTCTCGCAACTTGCTTGAATAAAAGCGTTCAATCTTGAATTAGCTGTCGGACTGCCGGAAAGGATTACCACGGAAGACATAGTATCAGCTCCTTATGTTGTCTTGATCTCATTCTAGAAAACCCTTATCGATAGTTACATCATAAGGCATAATACCTAACAATTCATTAGTCAAACCGTACAGAACGCAACGGTTTTATTAGTTATTGCAGCTATAATTCGATCATGATACACTATTTGCGTTAGATATAATGACATTCGGAGATGATATCATGCAGCTGGCAGATTTGCTTCACAAACTCTCATTTCCGCCTTCCACCGTATTGGCAGGGAAATCCGGACTGCACCGCTCCATCCAATCCGTGAATATCATGGACACGCCGGATATGATCCGCTATCTCAAAAAGGACGAGCTGCTGCTTACGAACGCGTATGTGATGAAAGACGACCCCGAGCAGTTGATCATGCTTGTCAACGATATGCAAGAGAGAGGCTGCGCGGGACTCATGATCAGCTCAAGAAGATTCCTTCCCGAGCACCCTCAGCAATTGCTTACTGTGGCAGAACGGCTGAACTTCCCGATCATCGAACCCCCTCCAGGCCTTACACTAGGTGAAATATCCAACAAAGCGATCGGGTTTATACTGGAGCAAAAAACAGACGAAATGAAATATGCGCTCGATTGTCATCAGCATTTTTCGAGCATGGTCATCCAGGGACAGGGACTGCCCGAAATCATTAATGCTCTTGCCGCTGTTTTGGAACATTCCATTGCGCTGTTTGATCACCATTTTGATTCACTAGCACTCTCCAATAATATCGATTACGCTTCGTTCGCCCCCGTGCTGGCAAACGTGCAGCAAATACTCAGGGAACTCCCCCTCACTTCCCCTGCTACCCGGCTGTGCCTGTTGCACGACCGCGCAGATTGGCGAAGGACACTGACAGTGTATGCCATTCATTCGTATCAACCGAGCGGATTTCTCGTCGTTTTTGGCGAAACCGATGACGGAAGAAATCTCTCGCACTTGGCTATCGAGCAAGCCATAAACGTGATTCAATTTGAGATTTTGAAGAGACAGGCGGTAAAAGAAAGGTCGAGGCGCTACAAAAATGAGTTTTTTGCAGATGTCGTCGAAGGTTATATTGCTTCTGAACAAAACATTATGCACCGGGGGAGTCGTTACGGCCTCGTCAATGACAGCAAATACCAGACCATCGTCGCCAAGATTGACTCTTTCGGCACGTCCAATCCATATGCGCTCACAATCAGCGAACAAGAAACGAAGGAGAGGATAATCGATCAACTCTACGAATACGTGAAGCCTGCATTGCTGGATAAGGGGCAGGATTGCATCCGTTTTGTAAAAAACGACGCGGTCGTATTGCTGCTTCCGACTTCGAACAAAGGTCCATGGTTGGAGGAATTGCTCTCAGACGTATCGGAGCGCGCTTTTCACCAGCAGCAGCTCCCAATTTCCTTCGGGGTCGGAAAGCCCGTCGATCATTTGCTGGATCTGCCCCTGTCTTACAAGGAAGCCCTGGAGGCATTGGAATTCGGTTATCGGTGCGGAAAAGAACGCTTCGTCCAACTGAATAACAACCGGGAGCTCGTTGACCTGTTTCGATTCATGGATATCAATTATTTGAAAGCCTTCTACAAGCATACGGTACAGCCCTTTGCGCATTTGGAGGAAAAGGAACGGACAGACCTGCTGCTAACGCTGAAAGTGTATTACGATCAAAATTGCCGCATTGCGGAAACGGCTTCGCGGTTGTTTGTACACCGCAATACCGTGATCTACCGTTTGGACAAGTGCGCTCAAATTCTGGAGAGAGAGTTGACAGCCGCTGATGAAAGCCTCCGGTTCCGCATTGCCTTCCTGATCGAGCCTCTGCTGCAGCAACCATCATGAAAAGCCGGCATCTGCCGGCTTTTCGCTTCAATTCTATTCACCTCGAGGCGTGCCTCCCCCTCTTAGTCGTTCCAGGCAGTTCATTAACGTTCAGCAACGGCCGCCGCGAACTGATTAACCGGTCTTGACAATCCCAGGTTCTCGCGAAGCGTGCTTCCAGTATACTCGGTGCGGAACAATCCTCTCCGCTGCAGTTCCGGGATTACTTTTTGCGAGAATTCTTCCAGACCACCCGGGAAGTACGGCGGCATAATATTGAATCCGTCACAAGCTCTGGTGAGAAACCACTCTTCCAACTGATCCGCAACCTGTGCGGCAGTTCCCACGATAGTAAAGTCACCGCGCCCGGCAGCAGTGCGGTGAAGCAACTGCCGGATCGTCAGGTTTTCGCGCTTGGCCAAGTCCACGAATATCTTATACTTGGTCCGCTGCCCATTAATTTGCTCCGCATCCGGCAATTCCGGCATCGGTCCGTCCAACGGATACGAGAACATATCTACACCCGTCAAAGCGGATAGTCTGCGCAATCCGATTTCCGGATTAATCAGCGCATTGAGCTCCTGCTCCTTCTCTCTGGCTTCCGATTCGGTTTCACCCAGGATCACGGCAACACCCGGCAATATTTTCATCTGGTCGCCAGACCGCCCGTATTTCAACAGTCTTGCTTTGACATCCTTATAGAACTGTCTGGCTTCCTCGATGTTCGATTGCATCGTATAGATCACTTCCGCAAACCGGGCGCCAAATTCTCTCCCGCTCGGCGAAGAGCCAGCTTGCACCAGAACAGGGTACCCTTGAGGCGACCTCGGGATATTCAGCGGGCCTTTCACTTGGAAAGCTGGACCTACGTGATGAATCTCCCGAATTTTGCTGCTGTCCGCAAAGTCGCCAGACGATTTGTCGAAGGTCAGCGCCTCGTCCTCCCAGCTGTCCCACAGCGCCGTCGTCACTTCCAAGAACTCATTGGCGCGTTCATAGCGCTTGACATGTTCCAAGTGTGAATTCTTGTTGAAATTATATGCGGCATCTTCACTGCCGGTTGTTACGATATTCCAGCCGGCTCTGCCTTTGCTGATATAGTCCAATGATGCGAAATAGCGAGCCAGGTTATAAGGTTCTGTGTATGTGGTCGAGACCGTGCCGATCAAGCCGATATGCTTCGTGACTGACGCAATCGAGGAAAGAAAGGTAAGCGGCTCGAAGAAGTTCGAGAAGGATTTCCCTCCGGACAAACCGTCTGCAAGGAAGACAGAGTCGAATTTGGCCTCCTCTGCGATTTGGGCCAACCTTTGAAAATACTTGATATCCATCATTTGCTGCGGATCGGCATCCCGAAACCGCCATGCCGCTTCATGGTGCCCCATGCCGAACAAAAAGCAGTTCAAACTCATTTGCCTCTTCATTTCCGCCATATTCGCTCACCCTTTCATCTTAGTGTGTAATCCCCTATGAAGCCCGGGCTATTTCCGCTTGATTTCCTCCACATAGAACATCTGATCCACGCGCGGTTCGTAGTCCAGCGCATCATTAATCCCCATAATATCCTTGAATTGATAAACGTAGATATAAGGCAATTCTTCTGCTACGATACGTTGAATTTCCTGATATTGCTCGGCCCGCTCCTCAGCATTCATGTTGACTCGCGCCTTCTCAATCAGCTCATCCACTCTTGGATTGCTGTATCCGAAGCCCGCCGGATTATAATCGGAACGGAAGTGATCCACGGCCAATGAAGCGTCGAACAACAGGTTGTTCCAGCCAACAAGCAGAAGCTCCTTATTCTTCCCGGTATTGCGAACATCCACATATTGCGATCTCTCGTGCACTTCCAGATTCACCTTAATGCCGACTGCTTCCAGCATGCCCGCGATCAACTGCGCCATTTCGCTGTTCGAGTAAATACTCGTGCCCTGCATCGTACCGAATGAAATCTCCAAGTCATCGTTATATCCAGCCTCTTGCAGCAATTCGCGCGCACGTTCCGGGTCGTATCGATAGGTGTTGTGCAAGCTTTCCTCGAACCCTAACACTCCTGGAATAACGCGAGTACGGGAAGGGACGGCAAGACCGTTCGTAAATTTGTCAGCCAATGCCTGATTGTCAATCGCATAATCGATCGCTTCGCGCACTTTCGGATCCGATGTCGCAAATGCTTCATTCTGGTTCACCATGATCATCGACATAACGGTCGTTTCTGCCTCGATTGCCGATGTTCCATCATGGTTCTGTATGCGATCCCAATCGGTAACCGGAACGGACGAAGCGACATCAATGCCTCCGGTCAACAGCTCCCCAATTCGAGTAGAGGCCTCCGGAATCGTGCGGAAGACGACTGTATCCCATTCTGAAACATCGCCATTGAAATAACGATCATACTTCTCAAGAATGACGCGGTCATCTTTCCGCCATTCCACGAATCTGTACGGCCCGCTTCCGATCGGCTTCTTCAAGAATTCATCCCACCCTGCTTCTTCTATATAGGATTTCGGGAAGATGCCCGAGCCTTCTCGAGCAATGCGATACGGGAGCGCAGGATCCGGTTCGTGTGTAATAATGTCAAAGTTATAGTCGTCTATGACGCGGACTTCTTTGATCGACTTGTAATGCACGTGCTGCTGCAGCATATCGTCTGTAGCGACACGTTCCAACGAGAACTTGATATCCTCTGCCGTCATCGGATCGCCATTGTGGAAGGTTATGCCCTCCTTCAACCGGAACGACCAAGTAGTGTCATCCACATTCTCATAGGTTTCGACCAAATGGGGCTGCAAGCTTCCGGCATTGTCCCGTCTGAGCAAGTAGTCCAGTACGTTGACCATGATGCTTTCAGTCGATACCGATGTGGAATTATGGGTATCCGGCGTATCCATATCGAACGTGAGCGCAATATGCAGCTCACTGTCTGTGCCGCTTGATTGCGCACCTTCGCCCTCGTCCGCAGATCGATCACTCTGCGAGGGAACAGCAGAATTCTCGCTGCAAGCGGCGAGCAAGACCATCATCACAATCAACAAGAATAGGGGAACACGCCTTGCATTTCTCTTTAACATACAGCTTCTCTCCATTTCTCCCTTAGGATTTTGTATGCGAAATTAAGGAATTTTCCTTAACATCGTGCCGATGTATGGTAATTCGGGAGCTGCCTTCCCTGTCACAGGGTGGTGGCAGGCTACTTGATGCCCGGTAGAAGGCTCCTCCTCCAAGGACGGCTCCTTCGATTTGCAGAGATCGCTCGCGAAGCTGCAGCGTGTATGGAATTTGCATCCGGGCGGAGGATTTGTCGGACTCGGCAATTCCCCTTCCAGGATGATCCGCTGCCGCTTCCCGCGCATCGAGGGCGTGGAAATGGGAATCGAGGAAAGCAATGCCGCCGTATATGGGTGACGGGGCTCGGTAAATAACTGCCGCTTGGTTGCGATCTCCACGATTTTCCCCAGATACATCACTGCAATGCGGTCGCTGATATGCTTCAACGCAGGGAGTCCGTGTCCGATAAACATATAGGTCAGATGGAATTCCTTCTGAAGCTCGGAAAGCAAATTCAAAATTTGCGATTGAATCGATACGTCCAGCGCAGAAACCGCTTCGTCGCATACGATCAATTTCGGCTGCAGCGCCAGCGCCCGGGCAATTCCGATGCGCTGCCGCTGGCCTCCGCTGAACTCGTGCGGATACCGGTTCACAAACGACGGGCTCAGCCCGACAATGTCCATCAACTCGGCTACTCGACGATCCAGCCTCTCCCCCTCCGCGACCCGATGTGCGCGAAGCGGCTCGGCTATAATATCCTTGACGCGCATTCGCGGATTCAGCGAGGAGAACGGGTCCTGGAATACCATCTGAATGTCTTTGCGCTTCTCCCGCATTTGCTCCGGCGTCAATGTGCGCAAATCCACACCGTCAAACCAAATTTCCCCTTCCGTCGCCTCGAGCAAGCGCATGACGACGTTGCCAGTAGTGGACTTCCCGGATCCGGATTCACCTACAATGCCAAACGTTTCTCCTCGATACACCTTGAAATCCACACCATCTACAGCCCGCAGGTAGACCTTCTCCCGGGCAAACCACCCCTTTGTCACATCGAAGTACTTTTTGACACCTTTAACCTCCAACAGCGGCTTCTCGTCTCTGCTCAAATCCTTCAACCAAGCTCACCTCCCCATGCTCATGCAGCCAGCATCGCACATTCGCCCCCGCGTTGATCTGCGCCAACGGCGGTTCCTGCTTCACGCATTTCTCCATCGCATACGGACAGCGGGGATGGAACCGGCAGCCTATCGGCATATTCGAAGCAACAGGAACCGTTCCCGGGATGGATTCCAGCACTTCGTTCCATTCATCTATTTTCGGCGTACTGTTCATGAGACCCAGCGTGTACGGATGCGCCGGGGATTGAAACAACTGGAACACGTCCCCCTCCTCGACAACCTGACCGGCGTACATAACGACAACACGGTCCGCGATCTCCGCCACAACGCCAAGGTCATGCGTAATGATCATAATGGAAGTGTTTAGCTCTGATCTTAAATCCATCATCAGCTTCAAGATTTGCGCTTGTATGGTTACATCCAAAGCTGTAGTGGGCTCATCTGCAATCAGCAGCTTCGGATTGCATGACAGCGCTATCGCAATCATCACCCGCTGCCGCATACCGCCGCTTAATTCATGCGGATATGCACGGTACACTTCTTCCGGACGCGGGATTCCCACTTTTCTCAACATCTCGATGCTCTTCGCCTTCGCCGTCTTCTTGTCGACCGTTTGATGCAGGGTGATATTCTCGGCAATCTGGAAGCCTACGGACAGCAACGGATTTAATGAAGTCAAGGGCTCTTGAAAGATCATGGAAATGGCGTTTCCTTGAATGTGTTTCAATTGTTTTTTGGACAGCTTCGTTAAGTCCTTGTCCTCAAACAGGATTTCACCTCCTTCAATTTTGCCCGGCGCCTCCACAAGTCCCATAATCGAAAAGGAGGTCACGCTTTTTCCGCAGCCGGATTCGCCCACGATACCAAGCACCTCGCCCGGTTTGATCTTCAGAGAGACCCCATCCACCGAGCGTGTCGTTCCGCTTTCCGTATGGAAATAGGTTCTCAGGTCACGCACTTCCAGCAAAGCCTCTTGTTTCGCCATGCCTCATCCCTCCTGAAAATATGAGTACTTCTATAAACGTCAGGATCGCCGCCCTTGCGAGCGCGGATCGAACACATCCCGCAGCCAATCACCCAGAAAGATAATCCCCAGTACGGTAATCGTAATGGCCAAACCAGGAAAAGCTGCAATCCACCAGCTTGTTGCTATGTGATCCCTTCCTTCGTTCAGCATGTACCCCCAGGACACGGCAGGGGGTTGAATCCCGAGTCCGAGGTAACTGAGCGAAGCTTCCAAAATAATGTTGCTGCCTACCGCCAGTGTAGAGACGACAATACATAGCGAAGCGATATTCGGCAGAATATGGGTGAACATGATCGTTCGATCCCGGCTGCCGATCGACCGCGCCGCCCGCACATAATCCCGCTGTTTGATGCTTAATACTTCACCGCGTATCAGCCGGGTGAACATCGTCCATTCCGTTAGCCCGATCACGATGATCAGCGTGGAGACGCTTGAGCCGAACACGCCGATAATGACGAGCATCAACAGAATGCCCGGAATAGCCATCTTGGCATCCACCAATCGCATAATCGCCGTATCAAACCATTTGCCGCCATAAAATCCGCAGACAATTCCCAGCAAAATGCCAATGAACGCAGCTATAACAACCGACACACCGCTGACCAGCAAGGAAACTTGTGCTCCATAAATCAGACGGCTTAATACATCCCGACCGAGATTGTCCGTGCCCAAGATGTGCTGCATGGAACCTCCCTCCGCCCACGCCGGCGGTGTCAACGTATTGCGAATATCCATCACAGTCGGATCATGCGGCGCCAGATAAGGAGCAAATGCCGCCATTAGTATCACAGCAACCACAATGATGAAGCCAACCGTCCCCGTCTTGCTATTCAGCAAGAGCTTCGTCCATCTGGCGAACGGACTGATCTTCCTTCCAACCTCATATTGACTGCTTGAGGCGCCCGGCCTCTCCATTCGGATCTCTGCTGCCATCTCCCACTCCCTCCCTATTCGTATTTAATCCTTGGATCGATGAGGCGATAAGTGATATCCGCCAAAAAGTTCATGAGGATGATGGCCAATGCGCTTACGATGACAACCGCCTGCACGACCGACATATCCCGAACGTTAATCGAGCTGACTAACAACTGCCCCATTCCCGGCCAGGCAAAGATCGCCTCGGTAATAATGGCTCCGCCTACGACCCACTGCATTTGCATGGCCAGAATTGTAACGACAGGAATCAGGCAATTTCGAAATGCGTGTCTAAAAATAATAGTGAAGCTGGATACCCCTTTGCTCTTGGCTGTCCGGATATAGTCTTGACTCAGAACATCCAA harbors:
- a CDS encoding LLM class flavin-dependent oxidoreductase, whose amino-acid sequence is MAEMKRQMSLNCFLFGMGHHEAAWRFRDADPQQMMDIKYFQRLAQIAEEAKFDSVFLADGLSGGKSFSNFFEPLTFLSSIASVTKHIGLIGTVSTTYTEPYNLARYFASLDYISKGRAGWNIVTTGSEDAAYNFNKNSHLEHVKRYERANEFLEVTTALWDSWEDEALTFDKSSGDFADSSKIREIHHVGPAFQVKGPLNIPRSPQGYPVLVQAGSSPSGREFGARFAEVIYTMQSNIEEARQFYKDVKARLLKYGRSGDQMKILPGVAVILGETESEAREKEQELNALINPEIGLRRLSALTGVDMFSYPLDGPMPELPDAEQINGQRTKYKIFVDLAKRENLTIRQLLHRTAAGRGDFTIVGTAAQVADQLEEWFLTRACDGFNIMPPYFPGGLEEFSQKVIPELQRRGLFRTEYTGSTLRENLGLSRPVNQFAAAVAER
- a CDS encoding ABC transporter substrate-binding protein, which codes for MLKRNARRVPLFLLIVMMVLLAACSENSAVPSQSDRSADEGEGAQSSGTDSELHIALTFDMDTPDTHNSTSVSTESIMVNVLDYLLRRDNAGSLQPHLVETYENVDDTTWSFRLKEGITFHNGDPMTAEDIKFSLERVATDDMLQQHVHYKSIKEVRVIDDYNFDIITHEPDPALPYRIAREGSGIFPKSYIEEAGWDEFLKKPIGSGPYRFVEWRKDDRVILEKYDRYFNGDVSEWDTVVFRTIPEASTRIGELLTGGIDVASSVPVTDWDRIQNHDGTSAIEAETTVMSMIMVNQNEAFATSDPKVREAIDYAIDNQALADKFTNGLAVPSRTRVIPGVLGFEESLHNTYRYDPERARELLQEAGYNDDLEISFGTMQGTSIYSNSEMAQLIAGMLEAVGIKVNLEVHERSQYVDVRNTGKNKELLLVGWNNLLFDASLAVDHFRSDYNPAGFGYSNPRVDELIEKARVNMNAEERAEQYQEIQRIVAEELPYIYVYQFKDIMGINDALDYEPRVDQMFYVEEIKRK
- a CDS encoding ABC transporter ATP-binding protein; this encodes MSRDEKPLLEVKGVKKYFDVTKGWFAREKVYLRAVDGVDFKVYRGETFGIVGESGSGKSTTGNVVMRLLEATEGEIWFDGVDLRTLTPEQMREKRKDIQMVFQDPFSSLNPRMRVKDIIAEPLRAHRVAEGERLDRRVAELMDIVGLSPSFVNRYPHEFSGGQRQRIGIARALALQPKLIVCDEAVSALDVSIQSQILNLLSELQKEFHLTYMFIGHGLPALKHISDRIAVMYLGKIVEIATKRQLFTEPRHPYTAALLSSIPISTPSMRGKRQRIILEGELPSPTNPPPGCKFHTRCSFASDLCKSKEPSLEEEPSTGHQVACHHPVTGKAAPELPYIGTMLRKIP
- a CDS encoding ABC transporter ATP-binding protein, coding for MAKQEALLEVRDLRTYFHTESGTTRSVDGVSLKIKPGEVLGIVGESGCGKSVTSFSIMGLVEAPGKIEGGEILFEDKDLTKLSKKQLKHIQGNAISMIFQEPLTSLNPLLSVGFQIAENITLHQTVDKKTAKAKSIEMLRKVGIPRPEEVYRAYPHELSGGMRQRVMIAIALSCNPKLLIADEPTTALDVTIQAQILKLMMDLRSELNTSIMIITHDLGVVAEIADRVVVMYAGQVVEEGDVFQLFQSPAHPYTLGLMNSTPKIDEWNEVLESIPGTVPVASNMPIGCRFHPRCPYAMEKCVKQEPPLAQINAGANVRCWLHEHGEVSLVEGFEQRREAAVGG
- a CDS encoding ABC transporter permease, whose product is MAAEIRMERPGASSSQYEVGRKISPFARWTKLLLNSKTGTVGFIIVVAVILMAAFAPYLAPHDPTVMDIRNTLTPPAWAEGGSMQHILGTDNLGRDVLSRLIYGAQVSLLVSGVSVVIAAFIGILLGIVCGFYGGKWFDTAIMRLVDAKMAIPGILLMLVIIGVFGSSVSTLIIVIGLTEWTMFTRLIRGEVLSIKQRDYVRAARSIGSRDRTIMFTHILPNIASLCIVVSTLAVGSNIILEASLSYLGLGIQPPAVSWGYMLNEGRDHIATSWWIAAFPGLAITITVLGIIFLGDWLRDVFDPRSQGRRS